A portion of the Sphaerochaeta pleomorpha str. Grapes genome contains these proteins:
- the tsaB gene encoding tRNA (adenosine(37)-N6)-threonylcarbamoyltransferase complex dimerization subunit type 1 TsaB, translated as MNILSVDTSTEAMALCLARGTEDNLFERFETRTIANGAQHSESLVPQMLELCKHNGLILKDLDLLVCTNGPGSFTGLRIGMSACKGVALAASIPLVSISTLDALYECVSFFNGAVVPAIDARKKRFYTAIYADGKRQTPDLDCDGDEIAKLLEGHTSTLVTGPDAVAFSHQLKNYDGALFVDGNPSANLALTLIRLGFKKFRDNGPDDIGTGPAYVRKSDAELALLEKIRKLEEING; from the coding sequence ATGAACATCCTAAGTGTCGACACATCGACTGAAGCCATGGCCCTTTGTCTCGCCAGGGGAACAGAAGACAACCTGTTTGAACGGTTTGAGACCAGGACTATCGCAAACGGAGCTCAACATTCCGAATCGCTGGTCCCCCAGATGCTTGAGCTGTGTAAGCACAATGGCCTTATCCTGAAAGACTTGGATTTATTGGTCTGTACCAACGGTCCCGGGTCTTTTACCGGACTGAGAATAGGCATGAGTGCCTGCAAGGGCGTTGCACTGGCTGCATCGATTCCTTTGGTTTCGATATCTACGCTTGATGCCCTGTATGAGTGCGTAAGCTTCTTCAATGGTGCGGTCGTTCCTGCGATTGACGCCAGGAAAAAACGTTTTTACACGGCAATTTACGCTGATGGAAAACGGCAGACCCCTGACCTCGATTGCGATGGTGATGAAATTGCAAAACTGCTTGAAGGCCATACTAGTACGTTGGTAACCGGTCCCGATGCAGTCGCTTTTTCCCATCAGCTGAAAAACTATGACGGGGCACTTTTTGTCGATGGCAATCCATCTGCAAACCTAGCATTGACCTTAATCAGGCTTGGATTCAAGAAATTCAGGGATAATGGTCCTGATGATATCGGAACGGGGCCTGCCTATGTCAGAAAAAGCGATGCGGAATTGGCATTACTTGAAAAAATTCGCAAACTGGAGGAAATCAATGGTTGA
- the rplT gene encoding 50S ribosomal protein L20 — translation MPRAVDGTKHKDRRKKILDLAKGYYGRRSTNNRVAKDAVAKAGKYAYRGRKERKRDFRKLWIARISAAVQAEGLNYSQFMHGLTLANIEINRKALSNMAIEDKTAFSALVAQVKVTLGK, via the coding sequence ATGCCAAGAGCAGTAGACGGAACAAAACACAAGGACAGAAGAAAGAAGATTCTTGACCTTGCAAAAGGTTACTATGGACGCAGAAGTACCAACAACCGTGTTGCAAAAGACGCAGTTGCAAAAGCTGGTAAATATGCATATCGTGGTCGTAAAGAGCGCAAGCGGGACTTCCGCAAGCTCTGGATCGCAAGAATCAGCGCAGCCGTACAGGCTGAGGGTCTCAACTACTCTCAGTTCATGCATGGCTTGACCCTCGCAAACATTGAGATCAACAGAAAGGCTCTCTCCAATATGGCTATTGAAGACAAAACAGCTTTTTCTGCTCTCGTTGCCCAGGTAAAGGTTACCCTCGGTAAATAA
- a CDS encoding class II fructose-bisphosphate aldolase, which produces MTSYKELGLVNTKEMFAKAVKGGYAIPAYNFNNMEQLQAIIMACVETKSPVILQVSKGARDYANMNILRNMARGATEYAKELGCEIPIVLHLDHGDSFETCKECIDNGFSSVMIDGSHFPYDENVALTKKVVEYAHQFGVTVEGELGVLAGIEDEVSSAVSHYTQPSEVIDFVSKTGVDSLAISIGTSHGANKFTPEQCTRNAEGILIPPPLRFDILEEIEKKLPGFPIVLHGSSSVPMEYVNMINEYGGKLKDSVGIPEEQLRLASKSAVCKINIDSDARLAMTAMVRKVFAEKPGEFDPRKYLGPARAELKKMYMHKNIDVLGSAGQA; this is translated from the coding sequence ATGACGTCCTATAAGGAACTCGGCCTTGTAAATACCAAGGAAATGTTCGCAAAAGCAGTGAAGGGTGGTTACGCCATCCCTGCCTATAACTTCAACAACATGGAACAACTTCAGGCAATCATCATGGCCTGCGTCGAGACAAAGTCCCCGGTTATCCTCCAGGTGTCCAAGGGTGCACGCGATTACGCAAACATGAATATTTTGAGAAACATGGCTCGTGGCGCTACGGAATATGCCAAAGAACTTGGTTGTGAAATTCCTATCGTCCTCCACCTTGACCATGGTGACAGCTTCGAGACTTGCAAAGAATGCATCGACAATGGATTCTCCTCTGTCATGATCGACGGATCACACTTCCCGTATGACGAGAATGTTGCCCTGACCAAGAAAGTTGTAGAGTATGCTCACCAGTTTGGCGTAACCGTCGAAGGTGAACTTGGAGTTCTCGCAGGCATCGAGGATGAAGTTTCCTCAGCTGTCAGCCATTACACCCAGCCAAGCGAAGTCATCGATTTCGTTTCCAAAACCGGTGTAGATTCCCTTGCTATCAGTATTGGAACCAGCCATGGTGCAAACAAGTTCACTCCCGAGCAGTGCACCCGCAACGCCGAAGGCATCTTGATTCCCCCTCCGCTCCGCTTCGACATCCTCGAGGAAATCGAGAAGAAACTCCCAGGCTTCCCAATCGTACTGCACGGGTCATCCTCTGTTCCCATGGAATATGTAAACATGATCAACGAGTATGGTGGCAAACTCAAGGACAGCGTAGGTATTCCTGAGGAACAGCTTCGCCTTGCTTCAAAGAGTGCCGTTTGCAAAATCAACATTGACAGCGACGCCCGCCTTGCCATGACCGCAATGGTCCGCAAGGTCTTTGCAGAAAAACCCGGTGAGTTCGATCCCCGCAAATACCTCGGACCAGCCAGAGCTGAACTGAAAAAGATGTATATGCACAAGAACATCGATGTACTCGGTTCTGCAGGCCAGGCCTAA
- the rpmI gene encoding 50S ribosomal protein L35, with translation MPKMKTRRSAAKRYHVTGTGKVRYKKQGLRHILTKKSSKRKGNLRATGILADMEAKRAKTMLPYA, from the coding sequence ATGCCCAAGATGAAAACAAGACGGTCCGCTGCAAAGCGTTACCACGTTACCGGGACTGGCAAGGTCCGCTATAAAAAGCAAGGTCTTCGCCATATTCTCACCAAGAAGAGCAGCAAGCGTAAGGGTAACCTTCGTGCAACTGGAATTCTAGCCGACATGGAAGCAAAAAGAGCCAAAACTATGCTTCCTTACGCGTAG
- a CDS encoding tetratricopeptide repeat protein — MTEQNQKFKDLLFIHLPSSMERDINGFHVDSSIEIPVQLPDGKKEIDATTEISIEMIIAGMLKIIAYNPEHPHFAYYRDFVLASQSDAVNELNLAAIAKEKNNDLDFAEELFLTVNHLYPQSATFINLATLYSKRAALDEKKGTQYDFYQQKALNTLNEGLEKLGDDENLLNELGFFHMYQGNIEIAKNYLDRYLDLAQDSDKKTHVQRIVSDIDNKLNNDKALMQAYDEIQMNNEEKALTLLEPYLTENPKVWNGWFLKGWAFRRLEQFSQAEEAFLKCLALGESSSDIYNELAICSLESGKTELAKNYLNTAVDLDAENLTLLSNLAYLHLKDEEFDEAREFLELARNIDGNDPVIIKLMEDYQNATGEALASPIVQEFVDTAMLKEQELQRARKEKPFHIQGKEDTDDLEVSFEAQEEGHACSCGHQHGEEGCSCNHDHEEE; from the coding sequence ATGACAGAACAGAACCAGAAATTCAAAGATCTACTCTTTATTCACCTACCCTCCTCTATGGAGAGGGACATCAACGGCTTCCATGTCGACAGTTCCATCGAAATACCGGTGCAACTTCCCGATGGAAAGAAAGAAATAGATGCAACTACAGAAATCAGCATAGAGATGATCATAGCGGGAATGCTCAAGATCATTGCCTACAACCCAGAACACCCCCATTTTGCCTATTACAGGGATTTTGTCCTGGCTTCCCAAAGCGATGCAGTGAACGAACTCAACCTTGCAGCGATTGCCAAGGAAAAGAACAATGACCTTGATTTTGCAGAGGAACTCTTTTTGACGGTAAACCACCTGTATCCTCAGAGTGCAACGTTTATCAACCTTGCGACCTTATATAGCAAGCGTGCGGCCCTGGATGAGAAGAAAGGGACCCAATACGATTTCTACCAGCAAAAAGCTTTGAACACCCTTAACGAAGGACTCGAGAAACTCGGTGACGATGAGAATCTCCTCAACGAACTCGGATTCTTTCATATGTACCAGGGTAATATCGAAATTGCAAAGAACTATCTCGACCGCTATCTCGACCTTGCCCAGGATAGTGACAAAAAGACCCATGTCCAGCGCATCGTCTCAGATATCGACAACAAACTGAACAATGACAAGGCGCTGATGCAGGCCTACGACGAGATCCAGATGAATAACGAGGAAAAAGCCCTTACGTTATTGGAACCCTACCTGACGGAAAACCCAAAGGTATGGAACGGCTGGTTTCTCAAGGGCTGGGCTTTCAGAAGACTTGAGCAATTTTCCCAAGCCGAAGAAGCTTTCCTCAAATGCCTCGCCCTCGGCGAGAGCAGCAGTGACATTTATAACGAACTTGCCATCTGCTCCTTGGAGAGTGGAAAAACAGAGCTTGCAAAGAACTATCTCAACACAGCGGTCGATCTGGATGCAGAGAACCTCACCCTGCTTTCCAATCTCGCCTATCTCCATCTCAAAGATGAAGAATTTGACGAAGCCAGGGAATTTCTGGAACTAGCCCGCAATATTGACGGAAACGATCCTGTTATCATCAAACTGATGGAAGACTATCAGAATGCTACAGGAGAGGCCCTTGCATCCCCGATAGTACAGGAATTCGTAGATACTGCCATGCTCAAGGAACAGGAATTACAGAGAGCAAGGAAAGAAAAACCTTTCCATATCCAGGGAAAGGAAGATACCGACGACCTCGAGGTTTCTTTCGAGGCCCAGGAAGAAGGACATGCCTGCTCGTGTGGCCATCAGCATGGGGAAGAAGGGTGTTCCTGCAACCATGACCATGAAGAGGAATAG
- a CDS encoding glycogen synthase, with protein sequence MNIFMVSSESVPFSKSGGLADVVGALSSALSSLGSDVRVLVPCYGNMDISGFSDMTIGIDIPLLGKTERVTFIETELDNVHFYFLCHPWFQNRKGIYGDSSYTPYSDNLERYMLLNKAALPLCKALHWKPEIIHCHDWTCGFIPYLMDLERDAFFSGTASIMTIHNLAYQGDFSRLQLLGGNLQSDKRMFSGDTPEKRVNMLKTGLEFADAITTVSPTYAKEIQTAEYGCKLDHLMRERSNNLCGIINGIDYEEWNPQTDTFFDDHFSREDLQGKAKTKALVQKEFKLPVDPNIPLISMISRIADQKGFVELLEGSPCALEKLVRDYPLQMLIVGTGDERMEKQMLELANRYENLSVNIMFSNRGAHRIEAASDFFLMPSRYEPCGLNQLYSLRYGTLPIARKTGGLADSIIDLDESPQEGTGILFKTISGDAIIEGVKRALYWWEKGSKEMDLIRIRCMDSDATWERSARSYLNIYETSIREKKTW encoded by the coding sequence ATGAATATTTTCATGGTTTCCAGTGAATCTGTGCCGTTTTCAAAATCCGGGGGTTTGGCTGATGTGGTAGGGGCTCTCTCCTCCGCATTATCCTCCCTCGGTTCTGATGTTCGGGTGTTAGTTCCATGTTATGGCAATATGGACATTTCTGGTTTTTCCGATATGACAATCGGTATCGATATACCGCTTCTCGGGAAAACCGAACGAGTCACTTTTATTGAGACAGAACTCGACAACGTCCATTTCTATTTTCTCTGCCACCCCTGGTTTCAAAACAGGAAAGGCATCTACGGCGATAGTTCTTATACCCCCTACAGTGACAACCTTGAACGATACATGCTCCTTAACAAAGCAGCATTGCCTCTGTGCAAGGCTTTGCACTGGAAACCTGAAATCATACATTGCCACGATTGGACCTGCGGTTTCATCCCCTACCTGATGGACCTTGAACGGGATGCATTCTTTAGTGGGACTGCAAGCATTATGACCATACACAACCTGGCTTACCAGGGAGACTTCTCCCGTTTGCAGCTATTGGGTGGAAACCTTCAGAGCGACAAGCGGATGTTCAGTGGCGACACACCTGAAAAACGGGTCAACATGCTCAAGACCGGTCTGGAATTTGCCGATGCCATCACTACGGTAAGCCCTACCTATGCCAAGGAAATCCAGACTGCCGAATATGGTTGCAAATTAGATCACCTTATGAGGGAAAGAAGCAACAATCTTTGCGGGATTATCAACGGCATTGATTATGAGGAATGGAATCCCCAGACCGACACCTTCTTTGATGACCATTTTTCTCGTGAGGATCTGCAGGGAAAAGCAAAGACCAAGGCTTTGGTCCAGAAAGAATTCAAGCTTCCCGTTGACCCCAATATTCCACTTATCAGCATGATCAGCCGCATAGCAGACCAAAAAGGGTTCGTCGAATTACTTGAAGGCTCTCCCTGTGCCCTTGAAAAGCTGGTACGCGATTACCCTTTGCAGATGCTCATTGTGGGTACCGGTGACGAACGCATGGAAAAGCAAATGCTGGAACTGGCAAATAGGTATGAGAACCTCTCGGTGAACATTATGTTCTCCAACCGCGGGGCACATCGTATCGAGGCTGCCTCAGACTTCTTCTTGATGCCAAGCCGCTATGAACCCTGTGGGTTGAACCAGCTGTATTCCCTTCGCTATGGGACGCTCCCTATTGCCCGAAAGACAGGAGGATTAGCCGACAGCATCATAGATCTGGATGAAAGCCCTCAGGAGGGCACCGGAATTCTCTTTAAAACAATAAGCGGAGATGCTATAATTGAGGGCGTTAAACGAGCATTATACTGGTGGGAAAAAGGATCAAAGGAAATGGACCTTATTCGAATCAGGTGTATGGATTCTGACGCAACCTGGGAAAGATCAGCTCGATCTTATCTGAATATATACGAAACCAGCATAAGGGAGAAAAAAACATGGTAA
- the trxB gene encoding thioredoxin-disulfide reductase, with the protein MVEQDILIIGSGVAGMAAAQYGARAGRSVTLIEEMAPGGQTMYIDMVENYPGFDKPVSGYDLGIKFQSQAEQFGAKIVYGSVTSLKKEKDVFIATTSGETYQAKAVIIATGAKHRHLGVEGEETYQGKGVSYCGTCDGPFFKKKKILVVGGGDTALTDALYLSKLSDDVVIVHRKDRFRAQDNLVDQVNRNGHIETVMQQTLTKIEGDGNRVTGVILKNLVTGEEYHRDFDAVFIFVGMLPQTALLDAKLLDKSGYVITNEKMETKEKGLYAAGDVRDTVFRQLITAASDGAIAAHCASEYIDEIEGREYR; encoded by the coding sequence ATGGTTGAACAGGATATACTTATCATAGGTTCAGGTGTAGCAGGAATGGCCGCTGCCCAATATGGAGCCCGCGCAGGGAGAAGCGTTACTCTCATTGAAGAAATGGCCCCCGGCGGACAAACAATGTATATCGACATGGTAGAGAACTATCCAGGATTTGACAAACCGGTAAGTGGATATGACCTTGGCATAAAATTCCAGTCCCAGGCAGAACAATTCGGGGCCAAAATTGTCTATGGTTCTGTCACTTCCTTAAAAAAAGAGAAGGATGTGTTTATTGCTACTACAAGCGGGGAAACTTACCAGGCCAAGGCAGTAATCATTGCAACCGGGGCAAAACACCGTCACCTTGGGGTCGAGGGTGAAGAAACCTACCAGGGCAAAGGGGTTTCCTATTGTGGTACCTGTGACGGTCCTTTCTTCAAGAAAAAGAAAATCCTTGTCGTAGGTGGTGGTGATACCGCTTTGACCGATGCCCTCTACCTTTCCAAACTTTCTGACGACGTGGTAATCGTACACCGCAAGGACCGCTTCAGAGCCCAGGACAACCTAGTCGACCAAGTGAACAGGAACGGACATATTGAAACGGTGATGCAACAAACCCTTACCAAGATCGAGGGGGATGGAAATCGCGTAACCGGTGTTATCCTGAAGAACCTCGTCACAGGGGAAGAATACCACAGGGATTTCGATGCCGTGTTTATTTTTGTCGGGATGCTTCCCCAGACAGCACTGCTCGATGCCAAACTGCTTGATAAGAGCGGCTATGTTATCACGAACGAAAAAATGGAAACCAAAGAGAAGGGCCTGTATGCAGCGGGTGATGTCCGCGATACTGTTTTCCGACAGTTGATCACCGCAGCAAGCGATGGAGCCATTGCCGCACATTGCGCAAGTGAATACATTGATGAGATTGAAGGCCGGGAATACCGCTAG
- the tsaE gene encoding tRNA (adenosine(37)-N6)-threonylcarbamoyltransferase complex ATPase subunit type 1 TsaE: protein MQIISKSAQETIELGRRLGSVCKGGSVISLRGSLGAGKTVLAKGIAQALEINEAIVSPTFTLIQEYEGKYKLFHMDLYRLSGTDEFEMIGGEEMLYGKGITLIEWSEKIQEMLPDSTIYVDISIMPNQERVITIEGIEL, encoded by the coding sequence ATGCAAATAATTAGCAAAAGCGCCCAGGAAACCATTGAGCTCGGACGCCGCCTTGGCTCTGTTTGTAAGGGCGGCTCAGTGATTTCTTTACGCGGAAGTCTGGGAGCAGGTAAAACGGTGCTTGCCAAAGGGATTGCCCAGGCACTGGAAATCAACGAAGCCATCGTCAGCCCCACCTTTACCTTGATCCAGGAATATGAAGGGAAATACAAACTCTTCCATATGGACCTCTATCGCCTCAGCGGGACTGATGAATTCGAAATGATCGGCGGTGAGGAAATGTTGTACGGAAAAGGTATAACCTTGATCGAATGGAGTGAAAAAATTCAGGAAATGCTTCCCGATTCGACTATTTATGTCGATATTTCCATTATGCCTAACCAAGAACGCGTCATTACCATTGAGGGAATCGAACTATGA
- the infC gene encoding translation initiation factor IF-3, with translation MATKDLRINRQIRAKEVYVIDADGNQKGIMSVFDAVLLAESAGLDLVEVSPTANPPVCKILDFGKYRYEQEKRIRDAKRNQTVIKIKEIRMQPKIEKHDLETKSKFIGDFLAEGNKVKVSIRFRGRELAHTELGKVVLYKILAQLTENGVGFNLDRDALMEGKMMSMIVSPLKNNPSAAKKD, from the coding sequence TTGGCTACGAAGGATTTGAGGATCAATAGACAGATCCGTGCTAAAGAAGTATATGTCATAGATGCTGATGGAAATCAGAAAGGCATTATGAGCGTATTTGACGCAGTATTGCTTGCCGAAAGCGCTGGGCTTGATTTGGTGGAAGTGTCCCCAACCGCAAACCCACCTGTTTGCAAGATACTGGACTTCGGAAAGTACCGGTATGAACAGGAAAAACGGATTCGGGATGCAAAAAGAAACCAAACCGTAATAAAGATCAAGGAAATCCGAATGCAGCCCAAGATCGAGAAACACGACCTTGAGACTAAGTCAAAATTCATCGGTGATTTCCTCGCCGAAGGCAATAAAGTCAAGGTAAGTATCCGTTTCCGCGGTCGTGAGCTCGCTCACACTGAACTTGGTAAGGTAGTATTATATAAGATACTTGCCCAACTGACTGAAAATGGTGTAGGTTTCAACCTTGACCGCGATGCATTGATGGAAGGCAAGATGATGAGCATGATTGTCAGCCCTCTGAAAAACAATCCATCTGCTGCCAAAAAAGACTAA
- a CDS encoding glucose-1-phosphate adenylyltransferase — MVKKEKAIAIVLGGGKGTRLYPLTMDRSKPAVPFAGKYRLVDIPISNCINSGIRQIYILTQFNSASLHNHISNTYIFDTFSNGFVEILAAEQTYHSESWYQGTADAVRKNLKHFHDQNADYYIILSGDQLYRMDIQEMLDRHIASGAELTIAAKPISRKEATGLGIIGADEKGYIQKFYEKPANDLDISDYKIPETYMKEALNLKVGSSNEYLASMGIYIFNAKTLEEVLNNDKTDFGKEIIPDVIKTRKVATFLFNGFWEDIGTIKAFYETNLDLASINPQFNFYDETMPIYTHRRHLPATKVNFCNISCSLASEGSIITNAYIVNSIIGVRTLIESGASLDGVYCMGASFYETDEQKLENTKKGIPNIGIGKGTIIRKAIIDQNARIGDGCRIGIDDIPRQEGDFAMYSIHDGIIVINKNAVIKNGTVM; from the coding sequence ATGGTAAAAAAGGAAAAGGCAATCGCAATCGTTCTCGGTGGTGGAAAGGGGACGAGACTCTATCCCTTGACCATGGACAGATCAAAGCCAGCAGTTCCCTTCGCAGGGAAATATCGTCTGGTGGACATCCCAATCTCAAACTGTATCAATAGTGGGATCAGGCAGATCTATATCCTGACCCAGTTCAATTCCGCTTCCTTGCACAACCATATCTCCAATACGTATATTTTTGACACTTTCTCCAATGGATTCGTAGAAATCCTTGCAGCCGAACAGACCTATCACAGCGAAAGCTGGTACCAGGGGACTGCCGATGCAGTAAGGAAAAACCTCAAGCATTTCCATGACCAGAATGCCGACTACTATATCATTCTCAGTGGTGACCAGCTCTACCGCATGGATATCCAGGAAATGCTTGACCGCCATATAGCCAGTGGTGCAGAACTTACAATCGCCGCGAAACCAATTAGCAGGAAGGAAGCCACGGGCCTTGGGATTATCGGTGCCGATGAGAAGGGCTATATCCAGAAATTCTATGAAAAACCAGCCAATGACCTCGATATCAGTGACTACAAGATTCCTGAGACATATATGAAAGAGGCTTTGAATCTCAAGGTAGGATCGTCTAACGAGTACCTTGCAAGCATGGGTATCTATATTTTCAATGCCAAGACGTTGGAAGAAGTGCTCAACAATGATAAGACTGACTTTGGCAAGGAAATAATCCCTGATGTGATCAAGACCCGCAAAGTGGCCACATTCCTCTTCAATGGTTTCTGGGAAGATATCGGAACGATCAAGGCTTTCTATGAGACCAACCTCGATCTTGCCTCGATAAACCCACAGTTCAACTTCTATGATGAGACAATGCCCATTTATACCCACCGCCGCCACCTGCCGGCAACGAAAGTGAACTTCTGCAATATCAGCTGTTCACTGGCTTCCGAAGGTTCGATTATTACCAATGCCTATATCGTCAACTCGATTATCGGTGTCCGTACGTTGATTGAATCCGGGGCAAGCCTTGACGGTGTCTACTGTATGGGAGCTTCTTTCTATGAGACCGATGAGCAAAAACTTGAAAACACCAAGAAAGGGATTCCAAACATCGGCATCGGCAAGGGAACGATTATCAGAAAGGCTATCATAGACCAGAATGCCCGCATCGGTGATGGATGCCGCATCGGTATCGATGATATCCCCCGCCAGGAAGGTGATTTTGCCATGTATTCTATCCATGACGGTATTATCGTCATCAACAAGAATGCCGTTATCAAAAACGGGACAGTGATGTAA
- a CDS encoding HD domain-containing phosphohydrolase — MFNVIFYNISLLLSLSVLYFLYSQKTEQKITYIELVLGLIISSFGLILMKCSYDTFPVLALDSRSLFLAFTAIFFGWVPTLFALVSMSIYAFLQGGTGKAAVLFMLFSASAIGMLWRKFKAKSYCTKGTENRLEFLYIGIVLHSFMIASLLFIPKDLASPIFRTNALSVLVLYPLATAVLGNLFLTIYKRNSMQARLESSEYRFKTIFNQAPVGITVTDPETGKRLAMNSEYLRILGRTEEDLLKNDWMSITHPEDYPLDLAKIKDFKAGKIASYSHDKRFLRGDGTYVWTTVLISSLRQENGKQPMTLCMVTDISERKAVEERVSHANSTDSLTGLYNRTHFSTYVNQIGNAIKAPFTIAIGDINGLYLVNNTISHDAGDCLIKELAKILSNNLRICDYCARIGGDEFIMLFPDTTSDKVLEIEDAIQKQFSCSSVNYLKRTISFGLETLQDSTDTLQQMLKRAEVQLNRAKLFQTLSIRNNVIYTIINTLHEKNKREEFHSRRVSEHCELIGKALGLGESAINELKTLGLLHDIGKIGIEENILNKPEKLTDKEWQEIKRHPEIGFRILSSVPEMNDLAGFVLAHHERLDGKGYPRGLKDSEIPLQSKIVAIADSYDAMTGERTYKQSMTSKEALLEIEKHAGTQFDRALALLFIEQMSINNQESKLCC; from the coding sequence ATGTTTAATGTTATTTTCTATAATATCTCGTTGCTTTTGTCACTTTCAGTTCTCTATTTTCTGTATTCACAGAAAACCGAACAAAAGATTACCTACATTGAACTAGTGCTAGGTCTCATTATCAGCTCATTTGGACTTATTCTCATGAAATGTTCATATGATACATTCCCTGTCCTTGCACTCGACTCACGTTCCTTGTTTCTAGCATTTACTGCAATATTCTTTGGTTGGGTCCCCACCCTCTTTGCCCTTGTCTCAATGAGCATCTATGCATTCTTACAAGGCGGAACGGGAAAAGCGGCTGTGCTTTTCATGCTGTTCTCCGCCTCTGCTATCGGAATGTTATGGCGGAAATTCAAAGCTAAAAGCTACTGTACCAAGGGTACTGAAAATCGCTTGGAATTCCTATATATTGGAATTGTCCTCCATTCTTTCATGATTGCCAGCTTGCTTTTCATCCCCAAGGACCTGGCTTCCCCCATTTTCCGAACGAATGCCCTTTCGGTTTTGGTTCTTTATCCTTTGGCAACTGCCGTCCTTGGCAACCTATTTCTTACCATTTATAAGCGAAATTCCATGCAGGCCCGATTGGAAAGCAGCGAATATCGGTTCAAGACAATATTTAACCAGGCACCCGTGGGCATCACCGTTACCGACCCTGAGACGGGCAAAAGGCTGGCCATGAATTCCGAGTACTTGAGAATCCTGGGAAGAACCGAAGAAGACCTGCTGAAAAACGATTGGATGAGCATCACCCATCCTGAAGACTATCCATTGGACCTAGCCAAGATAAAGGATTTCAAGGCGGGCAAAATTGCTTCCTACTCCCATGACAAGCGATTCCTCAGAGGAGATGGGACCTATGTGTGGACTACTGTCCTGATCTCTTCCCTTCGTCAGGAAAATGGTAAGCAGCCAATGACTTTATGTATGGTAACAGATATTTCGGAACGGAAAGCAGTCGAAGAACGGGTTTCCCATGCAAACTCTACCGATTCCCTTACCGGTCTGTATAACCGCACCCATTTCAGTACCTATGTCAACCAAATCGGGAATGCAATCAAAGCACCTTTCACGATTGCCATTGGAGATATCAATGGCCTGTATCTGGTAAACAATACCATTAGCCACGATGCAGGAGATTGCCTGATCAAGGAACTGGCTAAAATCTTATCGAACAACCTTCGCATTTGTGATTATTGTGCAAGGATCGGCGGGGATGAATTCATTATGCTTTTCCCTGACACAACGTCTGACAAGGTCCTTGAAATCGAGGACGCTATTCAGAAACAGTTCTCCTGTTCCAGTGTCAACTATCTTAAACGCACGATATCCTTCGGACTGGAGACTCTTCAAGATTCCACAGACACACTTCAGCAAATGCTCAAAAGGGCAGAAGTCCAATTGAACCGTGCAAAACTTTTCCAGACCCTCAGTATCAGGAACAATGTTATCTACACTATTATCAACACGTTACATGAGAAAAATAAACGTGAGGAATTTCATTCCAGAAGGGTGAGTGAACACTGTGAGCTGATCGGGAAAGCCTTGGGTCTAGGCGAAAGTGCAATCAATGAATTGAAGACCTTGGGGTTGCTCCACGATATTGGGAAAATCGGAATCGAGGAAAATATCCTGAATAAACCAGAGAAGCTGACTGATAAAGAATGGCAGGAAATCAAACGCCATCCGGAAATCGGGTTCAGGATTTTATCCAGCGTACCCGAAATGAATGATCTCGCCGGATTTGTATTGGCCCATCACGAACGGTTGGATGGCAAAGGATATCCAAGAGGGCTCAAGGACTCTGAAATCCCGCTTCAATCGAAAATAGTAGCTATCGCAGATTCCTATGATGCAATGACAGGAGAGAGAACATATAAACAGAGCATGACTTCCAAAGAAGCACTTCTGGAAATAGAGAAACATGCGGGAACCCAATTTGACAGAGCTTTGGCACTTCTCTTTATTGAGCAAATGAGC